One part of the Salmo salar chromosome ssa10, Ssal_v3.1, whole genome shotgun sequence genome encodes these proteins:
- the LOC123724594 gene encoding uncharacterized protein, which translates to MAHGKKPEKIIRILRPSPLSCPGPIGSTEESNEGPHNEGPQKEKPQGLRSKGRPPCPGPLSTGEPTDEGPLSLSSKGPTEEPHNGPQSLNSEDLPQHSQSTSIGELDNNNDDRTPGPAAPVSVPASATQAHPNQDHSHLTQAQNYPRQPDAQAQAQAQAQAQPRQPQQHCRESPTSPSATLNQPCRISPSSSPLPVPATPSVSSELSLNQPGDTTLPDSMEDEEEDSCSEYDNVGSDVEGVEQDIDQVLQVEDQGMKVRCYKHYPEPQDGSYVESEDGIYVEHQDRTYVEHQDRTYVEHRDRTYVEHRDRTYVEHQDRTYVECEDRPYIDHKDGTYVEGEDGTYVEGNSLEGDGSSTGQCKHTRSLYGPESEEMVMYNERLRQETDTNLCSSSEHQFSDNPCHALKAGDEEEKGKVEVHEEEVEEEKEVEG; encoded by the exons ATGGCTCATGGGAAGAAGCCAGAGAAGATCATCAGAATCCTGAGGCCCAGCCCTCTGTCCTGCCCTGGTCCCATAGGATCCACAGAAGAGTCTAATGAAGGACCTCATAATGAaggacctcagaaagaaaaaccACAAGGTTTGAGGAGTAAGGGCCGTCCGCCCTGCCCTGGCCCCTTATCCACAGGGGAACCCACTGATGAAGGACCCCTGAGTCTGAGCAGCAAAGGTCCAACTGAAGAACCTCATAATGGGCCTCAGAGTCTGAATAGTGAGGACCTTCCTCAGCACTCTCAGAGCACCAGCATTGGAGAGCTGGACAATAACAATGATGACAGGACCCCTGGGCCTGCAgcacctgtctctgtccctgctaGTGCAACACAGGCTCACCCAAACCAAGACCACAGTCACCTGACTCAGGCCCAGAACTACCCTCGGCAGCCAGATGCCCAGGCCCAGGCCCAGGCCCAGGCCCAGGCCCAACCGCGACagccccagcagcattgcagagAGAGTCCAACCAGCCCCAGTGCCACTCTTAACCAGCCGTGTAGGATTAGTCCCTCCAGTTCACCTCTTCCTGTCCCTGCTACACCTAGTGTCTCCTCTGAGCTGTCGCTGAACCAGCCCGGTGACACCACCCTCCCTGACAgcatggaggatgaggaggaggacagCTGCTCAGAGTATGACAACGTGGGTTCGGACGTGGAGGGTGTGGAGCAAGACATTGATCAGGTACTACAGGTGGAAGACCAGGGTATGAAGGTGAGGTGTTACAAACACTATCCTGAGCCTCAGGATGGAAGCTATGTAGAGAGTGAGGATGGCATCTATGTGGAACACCAAGACAGAACCTACGTGGAACACCAAGACAGAACCTACGTGGAACACCGAGACAGAACCTACGTGGAACACCGAGACAGAACCTACGTGGAACACCAAGACAGAACCTACGTGGAATGTGAAGACAGACCTTACATAGATCACAAAGATGGAACCTATGTAGAAGGTGAGGATGGTACCTATGTGGAGGGGAACAGCCTGGAGGGGGATGGGAGCAGCACTGGACAATGCAAACACACCAGGTCACTGTACGGACCTGAGTCTGAGGAAATGGTTATGTATAATGAAAGACTACGACAAGAGACAGATACAAATCTCTGTAGCTCTTCTGAGCATCAGTTCAGTGACAATCCATGTCATGCCCTCAAGGCTGGAGAcgaggaggagaaagggaaggTGGAGGTGCacgaggaggaggtggaagaggaa AAGGAGGTGGAGGg ATGa